The Geoalkalibacter sp. nucleotide sequence AGCACTTCAGCACCACCGACCCCACCGGCCGGATGTTTCTCGGCATCCTGATCACCTTCGCCCAGTACGAGCGGGAGGTCATCGCCGAACGTATCCGGGACAAGGTGGCGGCAGCCAAGCGCCGAGGGAAATACTGCGGCGGCGTGCCCATCCTCGGATACGACGTCGACAGGGACAACAAGAAGCTGCTGGTCAACCCAGATGAAACCAGGACGGTGCAGTACATCTTCCGCCGGTTCATCCAGATCGGCTCGGCCAAGAAGCTGGGCCAGGAGCTGAACGAACAGGGTTACCGCACCAAGGCCTGGACCACCAAGAAAGGAAAGGTCCGCGAGGGCTCCGAATGGAACACCGCCCACATCTACCGGCTGCTCAACAACCGAATCTATATCGGCGAGATCGCCCACAAGGATCGCAGTTACCCCGGCGAGCACGAAGGGATCATCGACCGGGCGACCTGGGACAAGGTGCAGGCCATCCTGGAGGACAACAAACCGGTCAAGGTTTCCATGGCCAGGACCAAAATGGTCGCCCCGCTGAAAGGCGTCATCCGCTGCGGCCACTGCGGATGCGCGATGGGACCGACCTACGCCCGCAAGAACGGCCGCCACTACACCTATTACATCTGCCAGAAAGACAGCAAGCGGACCGTGAGCCGATGCCCGCTCAAGCGGATTCCCGCCGGGGACATCGAGCAGGCCGTAGTCGAGCAGTTGAGTGCGGTGTTCCGCACACCGACGTTGGTGGCCAAGACCTACTTCGCTGCCCGGGACATCGAGCAGGCGGAGCGAGAGCGGCTGTTCAAACAGAAAGCCCAGCTCGAGATTGAGCTGTCGCA carries:
- a CDS encoding recombinase family protein, coding for MLDNSNVAPGKNKTLRCAIYTRKSHEEGLEQEFNSLDAQRESAEHYIEAQRMRGWTALPDRYDDGGFSGGNMERPGLRRLLADIDAGKIDVIVVYKVDRLSRSLLDFMKMIDLFNEKGVSFVSVTQHFSTTDPTGRMFLGILITFAQYEREVIAERIRDKVAAAKRRGKYCGGVPILGYDVDRDNKKLLVNPDETRTVQYIFRRFIQIGSAKKLGQELNEQGYRTKAWTTKKGKVREGSEWNTAHIYRLLNNRIYIGEIAHKDRSYPGEHEGIIDRATWDKVQAILEDNKPVKVSMARTKMVAPLKGVIRCGHCGCAMGPTYARKNGRHYTYYICQKDSKRTVSRCPLKRIPAGDIEQAVVEQLSAVFRTPTLVAKTYFAARDIEQAERERLFKQKAQLEIELSQAREQALELMKPGNDQPGKAEMLTTVNRQAVELSKQLTHVSERCRAYQGNSISEQDVSEAFQNVEGFWEDLFPVERNRLIRLLVDKVEIRETGIDMELRTNGLTTLIAELAGLACEVTERRASR